Within Streptomyces sp. SS1-1, the genomic segment CCTACCGTGCGGGATCATGAGTCCCCCCATGGCACCCGCGGGATGGAGCCGCTGGCTGGTTCCGCCCGCCGCACTCTCGGTCCATCTGTCCATCGGCCAGGCCTACGCCTGGAGCGTGTTCAAACCCCCGCTGGAGTCGGCCCTCGGCCTCAGCGGCACCCAGAGCGCGCTGCCCTTCCAGCTCGGTATCGTCATGCTCGGCCTGTCCGCCGCGTTCGGCGGCACGCTGGTGGAGCGCAACGGGCCGCGCTGGGCGATGACGGTCGCCCTGGTCTGCTTCTCCTCCGGCTTCCTGCTCGCCGCGCTCGGCGCCGCCGTCGAGCAGTACTGGCTGATCGTCCTCGGCTACGGCTTCCTCGGCGGGATCGGCCTCGGCATCGGCTACATCTCACCGGTGTCCACCCTGATCAAATGGTTCCCGGACCGGCCCGGCATGGCCACCGGCATCGCCATCATGGGCTTCGGCGGCGGCGCCCTCATCGCCTCCCCGTGGTCGGCGCAGATGCTGGAGTCCTTCGGCACCGACAGCTCCGGGATCGCCATGGCGTTCCTGGTGCACGGCCTGACGTACGCCGTCTTCATGCTGCTCGGCGTCCTGCTGGTCCGGGTGCCGCGCCCGGTGAACGCCGCGGCCGGCGACGGCCCCGCCGCCCTCGACGGGCCGCGGGTCTCCGCCCGCAGTGCCGTGCGCACCCCGCAGTTCTGGTGCCTGTGGATCGTGCTCTGCATGAACGTCACCGCCGGCATCGGCATCCTGGAGAAGGCCGCGCCGATGATCACGGACTTCTTCGCGGGCTCCTCCACACCGGTGTCGGTCTCGGCCGCGGCAGGCTTCGTCGCCCTGCTGTCCGCCGCCAACATGGCGGGCCGCATCGGCTGGTCGTCCACCTCCGACCTGATCGGGCGGAAGAACATCTACCGCGTCTACCTCGGCGTCGGCGCCCTGATGTACGCCCTGATCGCGCTGGCCGGCGACTCCTCCAAGCCGCTGTTCGTCCTGTGCGCGCTGGTCATCCTCTCCTTCTACGGCGGCGGCTTCGCCACCGTCCCCGCCTATCTGAAGGACCTGTTCGGCACCTACCAGGTCGGCGCCATCCACGGGCGGCTGCTGACCGCCTGGTCCACGGCCGGCGTCCTCGGACCCCTCATCGTGAACTGGATCGCGGACCGGCAGGAGGAGGCGGGCAAGGACGGCTCGTCCCTCTACACCCTGTCCCTGTTCATCATGATCGGACTGCTCGCCGTCGGCTTCGTCGCCAACGAGCTCGTACGGCCCGTCCACCCCCGCCACCATGAACCGGCCACGCGGCCCGAGGAGAAGGAGGCCAGCGATGTCCAGTGACGGCAGCCCGCCCACCCGGCGCCCCCTGATCGCCTTCGCCTGGGTGTGGGTGGGGGCACCGCTCGCGTACGGGCTCTACGAACTCGTCCGCAAGGCGACCCAGCTGTTCACCGGGTAGGTCTCCGGCAGGTGACCGGACGTCCGGAGTCTGCAAGAAGCCGACAACACGGACGTCCGTTTCCTGTGGCATCACGTGCCGTCGTACCGGTGAGTCACTGATCAGACTGGTGCATCCCGCTACCCGAGGTTCGAGGGGGATCACCACTGATGAACGGCTCGCGCATCGCCGCCGTCGGCCACTACCAGCCCGCCCGGGTCCTCACCAACGAGGACCTGGCGGGCATGGTCGACACCAGTGACGAGTGGATCACGTCCAGGGTCGGCATCCGCACGCGCCACATCGCCGGGCCCGACGAACCGGTCGACGAACTCGCCGCGCACGCCGCCGCGAAGGCGCTCGCGTCGGCCGGCCTCGCGCCCGGCGACATCGACCTCGTCCTGGTCGCGACCTCCACCGCCGTCGACCGTTCGCCGAACATGGCCGCCCGCGTGGCGGCCCGGCTCGGCATCCCCTCACCGGCCGCGATGGACATCAACGTGGTCTGCGCCGGCTTCACCCACGCGCTGGCCACGGCCGACCACGCGGTGCGGGCCGGCTCCTCCGCGCGCGCCCTCGTCATCGGCGCCGACAAGATGTCCGACGTCACCGACTGGACCGACCGGACGACCTGCGTCCTGGTCGGGGACGGGGCGGGCGCCGCCGTCGTGGAGGCGTCCGGCGAGCCGGGCATCGGCCCGGTGCTGTGGGGGTCGGTGCCCGAGAT encodes:
- a CDS encoding beta-ketoacyl-ACP synthase III, which encodes MNGSRIAAVGHYQPARVLTNEDLAGMVDTSDEWITSRVGIRTRHIAGPDEPVDELAAHAAAKALASAGLAPGDIDLVLVATSTAVDRSPNMAARVAARLGIPSPAAMDINVVCAGFTHALATADHAVRAGSSARALVIGADKMSDVTDWTDRTTCVLVGDGAGAAVVEASGEPGIGPVLWGSVPEMGHAVRIEGQPARFAQEGQSVYRWATTRLPAIARAACERAGYAPEDLAGVVLHQANLRIIEPLAQKLGAVDAVVARDVTESGNTSAASIPLAFSKLVEQGRITTGDPVLLFGFGGNLSYAGQVVRCP
- a CDS encoding MFS transporter small subunit, whose amino-acid sequence is MSSDGSPPTRRPLIAFAWVWVGAPLAYGLYELVRKATQLFTG
- a CDS encoding OFA family MFS transporter, translated to MSPPMAPAGWSRWLVPPAALSVHLSIGQAYAWSVFKPPLESALGLSGTQSALPFQLGIVMLGLSAAFGGTLVERNGPRWAMTVALVCFSSGFLLAALGAAVEQYWLIVLGYGFLGGIGLGIGYISPVSTLIKWFPDRPGMATGIAIMGFGGGALIASPWSAQMLESFGTDSSGIAMAFLVHGLTYAVFMLLGVLLVRVPRPVNAAAGDGPAALDGPRVSARSAVRTPQFWCLWIVLCMNVTAGIGILEKAAPMITDFFAGSSTPVSVSAAAGFVALLSAANMAGRIGWSSTSDLIGRKNIYRVYLGVGALMYALIALAGDSSKPLFVLCALVILSFYGGGFATVPAYLKDLFGTYQVGAIHGRLLTAWSTAGVLGPLIVNWIADRQEEAGKDGSSLYTLSLFIMIGLLAVGFVANELVRPVHPRHHEPATRPEEKEASDVQ